One stretch of Candidatus Eremiobacteraceae bacterium DNA includes these proteins:
- a CDS encoding SMP-30/gluconolactonase/LRE family protein, whose product MNKSAAAVVIAFFAAAVAARSSSVAFGPQSAPQATAAPRVDVEPANVAVFAGAAVRFHARIVGDAAAPGAVSWEAFGAGAIDDEGRYQAPPLSGTTASIVATIGGSVGGARLSVVEPPPAGAGQAIVACYDDGELDVRGTYRVPAFGRLLIGDSAGDVAVDEKAAFALATSGERAVAIDLATMTSLASAPSVGARFGEVVLLAGGAFAAATNENAGASDGGVAIFRLKRGAAPQLTSTARAGETPEGIAVDADGRTMYVTAVNGNVVTRLVLNDDGSARTTGSTRTGTRPFGIAVDSRRNLLIVADNDTPTLSGTKSRPGLEMFSLPSMRRIGDSIATGTANALPLGVAVDPAINRVFVTNEGDDDVVVYALPSLHRVASLPVGRTPWLPSIDTHRHLLYVPNARDDTFEVFDTRTLAHVASKVGTCSYPVGVAVPGGPAVK is encoded by the coding sequence TTGAATAAGTCCGCGGCCGCCGTCGTCATCGCATTTTTCGCCGCGGCCGTTGCGGCACGCTCGTCGTCCGTGGCGTTTGGCCCACAAAGCGCGCCTCAAGCCACCGCGGCTCCCAGGGTCGACGTCGAACCGGCTAACGTCGCGGTGTTCGCCGGCGCCGCGGTTCGGTTTCACGCGCGCATCGTCGGCGACGCCGCTGCTCCCGGCGCCGTGAGCTGGGAAGCGTTCGGAGCCGGCGCGATCGACGATGAAGGCCGCTACCAAGCGCCGCCGCTTTCAGGCACCACCGCGTCGATCGTCGCGACGATCGGCGGCAGCGTGGGCGGAGCGCGCCTATCGGTCGTCGAGCCGCCGCCGGCCGGCGCAGGACAAGCCATCGTCGCCTGTTACGACGACGGCGAGCTCGATGTCCGCGGCACGTACCGCGTTCCGGCATTTGGGCGTCTGCTCATCGGGGATTCTGCCGGCGACGTCGCGGTCGACGAGAAAGCAGCCTTCGCGCTGGCGACGTCGGGCGAGCGCGCTGTCGCGATCGATCTTGCGACGATGACCTCGCTTGCTTCGGCGCCGTCGGTAGGTGCGCGCTTCGGCGAAGTCGTGCTGCTCGCGGGCGGCGCATTCGCCGCGGCGACGAACGAGAACGCAGGCGCCTCGGACGGTGGCGTCGCCATTTTCCGGTTAAAGCGAGGAGCGGCTCCGCAGCTCACGTCCACGGCCCGCGCCGGAGAAACGCCGGAAGGCATCGCCGTCGATGCCGACGGCCGCACGATGTATGTCACCGCCGTCAACGGCAACGTCGTGACTCGCCTCGTGCTGAACGACGACGGCAGCGCGCGCACGACCGGCTCGACGCGGACGGGCACGCGGCCATTCGGCATCGCGGTCGACTCTCGCCGGAATCTTCTTATCGTCGCCGACAACGACACACCGACGCTCAGCGGCACGAAATCGCGACCGGGACTCGAGATGTTCTCACTTCCGTCCATGCGCCGCATCGGCGATTCGATAGCTACCGGCACAGCGAATGCGCTTCCATTGGGCGTCGCCGTTGATCCGGCGATAAACCGGGTCTTCGTCACGAATGAAGGTGATGACGATGTCGTGGTCTACGCCCTGCCGTCGCTGCACCGCGTAGCCTCGCTGCCCGTCGGGCGGACGCCATGGCTGCCGTCGATCGACACGCACAGACATCTGCTCTACGTGCCTAACGCGCGTGACGACACGTTCGAAGTCTTCGACACGCGAACGCTCGCGCACGTCGCGTCGAAGGTCGGGACGTGCTCCTATCCGGTCGGCGTTGCCGTCCCAGGCGGCCCGGCCGTCAAATAG
- a CDS encoding DUF4337 family protein, translated as MSERYTSGEAMEHVEKAHEFLEKSEHAILRHVPLVAAALAVFAGLSSLLGARTGEAMLATRTEAVLAQARATDQWNEYEADSLKAHLGESLAMVATGEKIRQTLSTGATTYRARQGPLKELALSSERQRDDDLSKSLAFEEQKQRFDVAVALFEIAIVLTSVAAMVKQPALFIFAAVVAVSAVAAGLTGFFH; from the coding sequence ATGAGCGAACGCTACACCTCGGGCGAGGCGATGGAGCACGTCGAAAAAGCTCACGAGTTCCTGGAAAAGAGCGAACATGCGATCTTGCGTCACGTACCGTTAGTCGCGGCCGCCCTCGCGGTCTTCGCCGGTCTCTCGAGTCTGCTCGGCGCGAGGACCGGCGAAGCGATGTTGGCGACGCGAACGGAAGCGGTGCTCGCACAAGCGCGTGCGACGGATCAGTGGAACGAGTACGAAGCCGACAGCCTAAAGGCTCATCTCGGCGAGTCGCTCGCGATGGTCGCGACCGGTGAGAAGATCCGTCAAACGCTCTCGACGGGCGCCACGACGTATCGCGCCCGTCAAGGCCCGCTCAAGGAGCTCGCGCTTTCAAGTGAGAGGCAGCGTGACGACGATCTGTCGAAATCCCTCGCGTTCGAAGAGCAAAAGCAGAGGTTCGACGTTGCGGTCGCATTGTTTGAAATCGCGATCGTGCTCACGTCGGTCGCTGCGATGGTCAAGCAGCCGGCTCTCTTCATCTTCGCCGCGGTCGTCGCGGTCAGCGCCGTCGCCGCCGGGCTCACAGGATTCTTCCATTGA